In Triplophysa rosa linkage group LG7, Trosa_1v2, whole genome shotgun sequence, the following proteins share a genomic window:
- the cep170ab gene encoding centrosomal protein of 170 kDa isoform X1: protein MSLTSWFLVSGGGTRHRLPREMIFVGRDDCELMLQSRSVDKQHAVINYEVSTDEHKVKDLGSLNGTFVNDVRILEQQYITLKMGDKLRFGYDTNLFTVVRGELHVPEEALKHEKFTSQLQLMQKLEHSREATKSPEFKGAEEGKETKPSEPPLNAEEKLPTADIAVLQRGTPLYGQPSWWGDGDADDENSVKQGTRVPDQKQAKCEAGRKDNASKQQMVPGNPPQILGTQEPSYFEIPSKETPPVDCGTEENLLSNTEATASASAIPPSEGGAHGHASFTIEFDMGTSGKGKDKAAKGFLDNRQLPKRGAGEELCALQAAMVAAEVKVADWLAQNELPLARSESVAEDDGDSAKSDVPVQLKSLRGSKHEDGTQSDSENALGEQFSSRRAFLQERYRGRQGVPWTEGLFCRREDLFQHKPSSETKNMAPVGGEAGIKANSSSPKKTKMAREQSSGSQETSNRGQTDDQSDRGTYTIELENGNAEEEEARRMIDKVFGVEDNQALTQLRFPKHQRERGTICPRSGAMETTQAGYGGAEVLPDDLVVVGGPRWISQWASLAASHIRTDPEGSGSEPVTYADDTSGHSERKRRTLPQLPSEDSVGPVAPEGSRSQFRHTVSSSEKQDLELQEKADQLNRTSKTGRKVLGTTLGSTDVDRSKASKQASTKTHEPGRKVVQQGAQPRLTGAGERKQDDGKRKKGVEDREKTGKPLLRQESFTVERPSTNVPLELIPCIDGPGTSTQPREMSVITEGIDAATMLKDSEAVASFLETTLSDLADPLSYSLEGSVSPESDIDTTSTVSQAGGEGGRKTAQKKRSSGGQGRDTNNKNTSSSEKKGKIQPSGSKAWTSLDLTDDDLSSSLPHDTASTTRPHGRGQNISSRAEPTGSKTRGAKTPAAPTPATSKPTTLPRPRPTRASLLRRARLGEASDTDHADADRMSVASEASTASSASRPSAGRRTLSRIEALAQPRRPRVCSPSARSDSEATSGRMRSFTPRPAPESGLRLGLRSTATSSSVVVPRARANSASNLPDKCAGATHVQSTPAASGRWRRVPIEYASTSEDEYGSNRHPSQNTLLRPLAPRVTQLGGSAPATPSPGGFSMLRHQSSREQDDYMRDWTAHSEEIARISQDLAKDLAMLAREIHDVAGEIDSVSPSSAPAASVDDRVFEDVLGSAPEISGRGVELRPRGIISSQDPRSIRRQTWSRDEGVLDSLLLASVSQLSSKIRQAVEKTGNKIRILFKDKDRKWEEIESKLQAENEVPLLKTSNQEISSILQNLKRVERHLLVIDVMVDPDGTLDALSSLGLTSPLLAENRISPGSQDPSVSQAGEGSAYSEVAERDLGLQERSKEQHTAKRN from the exons ATGAGTTTGACATCCTGGTTCTTAGTGAGTGGCGGGGGAACAAGGCACCGCCTTCCCCGGGAAATGATCTTCGTGGGACGGGATGACTGTGAGCTGATGCTACAG TCTCGCAGTGTAGACAAACAGCACGCCGTCATTAATTATGAAGTATCGACAGATGAACATAAAGTTAAAGACCTGGGCAGTCTGAACGGG ACATTTGTGAATGATGTTCGTATACTGGAACAGCAGTATATAACTTTGAAAATGGGTGACAAGCTGAGGTTTGGCTATGATA CCAACCTATTTACAGTGGTGCGTGGAGAGCTACATGTTCCAGAGGAGGCACTGAAG CACGAAAAGTTCACCAGTCAGCTTCAGCTGATGCAGAAGCTTGAGCATTCACGAGAAGCCACCAAGAGCCCGGAATTTAAAGGAGCAGAGGAAGGAAAAGAAACCAAACCTTCTGAACCACCCCTGAATGCAGAAGAGAAACTGCCAA CAGCAGACATAGCCGTGCTCCAAAGAGGAACACCTTTGTATGGACAGCCATCTTGGTGGGGTGATGGTGATGCAGATGATGAGAACTCTGTAAAGCAGGGCACAAGGGTTCCTGACCAAAAACAAGCCAAGTGTGAAGCAG GCCGTAAGGACAATGCATCAAAGCAGCAGATGGTTCCGGGAAACCCACCTCAGATTTTGGGAACCCAAGAGCCAAGCTACTTTGAGATCCCCAGTAAGGAGACTCCACCAGTGGATTGTGGCACTGAAGAAAACCTACTTAGCAACACAGAGGCAACGGCATCAGCTTCCGCAATTCCACCATCAGAGGGCGGAGCACATGGACACGCCTCCTTCACTATCGAGTTTGACATGGGCACTTCAGGGAAAGGTAAAGACAAGGCTGCGAAGGGTTTCCTGGACAATCGACAGCTGCCGAAAAGAGGGGCTGGGGAGGAGCTGTGTGCCTTGCAGGCCGCCATGGTGGCAGCGGAGGTGAAGGTGGCCGACTGGCTGGCGCAGAACGAGCTGCCACTGGCCCGCTCCGAATCCGTAGCGGAGGATGACGGAGACAGCGCGAAAAGTGATGTGCCGGTTCAGCTGAAAAGCCTTAGAG GCAGTAAGCATGAAGATGGCACTCAGAGCGACTCAGAGAACGCTTTGGGAGAACAGTTCAGCAGCCGAAGGGCGTTCCTGCAGGAGAGGTACAGAGGAAGGCAGGGTGTGCCGTGGACAGAAGGGCTTTTCTGTAGGAGGGAAGATCTCTTCCAGCACAAACCATCATCTGAAACTAAAAATATGGCACCGGTAGGGGGTGAGGCTGGcataaaagcaaacagttcatcGCCGAAGAAAACCAAAATGGCCAGAGAGCAAAGCTCAGGGTCTCAGGAAACTTCTAACAGAGGACAGACAGATGACCAAAGCGACAGAGGGACCTACACCATTGAGCTTGAAAATGGCAATGCAGAAGAGGAAGAGGCCAGAAGAATGATTGATAAG GTGTTTGGGGTGGAGGATAATCAAGCCCTGACACAACTGCGTTTCCCAAAGCATCAGCGAGAAAGAGGCACCATCTGTCCAAGATCTGGAGCCATGGAAACAACACAAGCTGGTTATGGTGGTGCAGAG GTGTTACCAGATGACTTGGTTGTAGTTGGCGGCCCAAGGTGGATCTCACAGTGGGCTAGTCTAGCTGCAAGTCATATAAGGACAGATCCCGAAGGATCCGGGTCAGAACCTGTTACTTACGCAGATGACACATCAGGACACTCAGAACGTAAACGTAGGACCCTTCCACAGCTTCCTTCTGAAGACTCTGTGGGTCCAGTGGCACCTGAGGGCTCGAGGAGCCAATTCAGGCATACGGTCTCTTCATCTGAGAAACAGGACCTAGAACTTCAAGAGAAAGCAGACCAGCTTAATAGAACATCCAAAACTGGACGAAAAGTATTAGGAACGACTTTAGGTAGCACAGACGTCGATCGCTCTAAAGCGAGCAAGCAGGCTTCGACCAAAACTCATGAGCCAGGACGTAAAGTTGTTCAACAAGGAGCACAACCTAGACTGACTGGAGCTGGTGAGAGAAAACAAGATGATGGTAAACGAAAAAAAGGTGTGGAGGACAGGGAAAAGACAGGGAAACCGCTATTGAGACAGGAGAGCTTTACAGTCGAAAGGCCAAGCACTAATGTTCCTCTGGAGCTCATACCCTGCATTGATGGGCCTGGCACCTCAACGCAACCAAGAGAAATGAGTGTCATCACTGAGGGAATCGACGCTGCCACCATGCTGAAAGACTCGGAGGCCGTTGCCTCGTTTTTAGAAACCACTTTATCAGACCTTGCAGATCCACTCAGCTACTCCCTGGAAGGCTCCGTCTCACCTGAATCTGACATTGATACGACAAGCACTGTCAGCCAAGCTGGGGGAGAGGGAGGACGAAAGACAGCACAGAAGAAACGTTCATCTGGAGGTCAAGGCCGTGACACGAACAATAAGAACACCAGCTCATCTGAAAAGAAAGGCAAAATACAACCCTCCGGCTCCAAGGCTTGGACCTCTCTCGACCTCACAGATGATGACTTGAGCTCCTCTCTCCCGCATGACACAGCATCTACCACGCGACCTCACGGCCGTGGTCAAAACATCAGCTCTAGAGCAGAACCCACAGGCAGCAAAACTAGAGGAGCGAAGACACCAGCAGCTCCTACACCGGCAACCTCTAAACCAACCACCCTTCCCCGGCCCAGACCCACAAGGGCTTCCCTCCTTCGCCGTGCACGACTGGGCGAAGCTTCTGACACCGATCATGCCGATGCTGACCGTATGTCTGTGGCATCTGAGGCCTCTACGGCGAGTTCTGCATCGAGACCTTCAGCTGGCCGCAGGACGCTATCTCGGATTGAAGCGCTTGCGCAACCACGAAGGCCGAGAGTGTGTTCTCCTTCAGCTCGGAGTGATTCGGAGGCTACGTCAGGCAGGATGAGGAGCTTCACCCCACGTCCAGCTCCTGAGAGCGGACTGCGCCTGGGCCTCCGATCAACAGCAACCTCTTCTTCTGTGGTGGTCCCCAGAGCCAGGGCAAATAGTGCTTCCAATCTGCCTGATAAGTGTGCTGGTGCTACCCATGTTCAAAGTACACCAGCAG CGAGTGGAAGGTGGCGCCGTGTACCTATTGAGTATGCTTCTACCTCTGAAGATGAGTATGGCTCGAACCGTCACCCCAGTCAGAACACCCTACTACGTCCATTGGCTCCACGGGTGACTCAGCTTGGCGGTTCGGCCCCTGCAACACCGAGCCCGGGAGGTTTCTCTATGCTGCGACACCAGTCTAGCAGAGAACAGGATGATTACATGAGAGACTGGACCGCTCACAGCGAAGAGATCGCCAG AATCAGCCAAGACCTGGCAAAGGATCTGGCCATGTTGGCGCGCGAGATTCACGATGTTGCCGGTGAGATTGACTCCGTTAGTCCTTCCTCCGCTCCCGCAGCTTCA GTTGATGACCGTGTGTTCGAGGACGTCCTTGGAAGTGCTCCAGAAATCAGTGGCAGAGGTGTAGAATTAAGACCTCGTGGGATTATCAGCAGTCAGGATCCACGATCCATCCGCCGTCAAACCTGGAGCCGAGATGAG GGTGTGCTGGACAGTTTGTTGCTGGCATCGGTTTCCCAGCTCTCATCAAAAATCAGACAAGCTGTGGAAAAGACAGGCAACAAAATAag GATTTTATTCAAGGACAAAGACCGAAAGTGGGAAGAGATTGAGAGCAAACTGCAGGCAGAGAATGAGGTGCCTCTCCTCAAGACTTCCAACCAG GAGATCTCCTCCATACTTCAGAACCTGAAGAGAGTGGAGCGACACTTGCTAG TGATTGATGTTATGGTAGACCCCGATGGTACTTTGGATGCTCTGAGCAGTCTGGGTTTGACCAGCCCTCTGCTGGCTGAGAACAGAATTAGTCCTGGCTCACAGGATCCATCCGTCAGCCAGGCCGGGGAGGGATCTGCTTATTCAGAGGTCGCAGAACGAGATCTCGGCCTGCAGGAGAGGAGCAAAGAGCAGCACACTGCCAAGCGAAACTAA
- the cep170ab gene encoding centrosomal protein of 170 kDa isoform X2: MSLTSWFLVSGGGTRHRLPREMIFVGRDDCELMLQSRSVDKQHAVINYEVSTDEHKVKDLGSLNGTFVNDVRILEQQYITLKMGDKLRFGYDTNLFTVVRGELHVPEEALKHEKFTSQLQLMQKLEHSREATKSPEFKGAEEGKETKPSEPPLNAEEKLPTDIAVLQRGTPLYGQPSWWGDGDADDENSVKQGTRVPDQKQAKCEAGRKDNASKQQMVPGNPPQILGTQEPSYFEIPSKETPPVDCGTEENLLSNTEATASASAIPPSEGGAHGHASFTIEFDMGTSGKGKDKAAKGFLDNRQLPKRGAGEELCALQAAMVAAEVKVADWLAQNELPLARSESVAEDDGDSAKSDVPVQLKSLRGSKHEDGTQSDSENALGEQFSSRRAFLQERYRGRQGVPWTEGLFCRREDLFQHKPSSETKNMAPVGGEAGIKANSSSPKKTKMAREQSSGSQETSNRGQTDDQSDRGTYTIELENGNAEEEEARRMIDKVFGVEDNQALTQLRFPKHQRERGTICPRSGAMETTQAGYGGAEVLPDDLVVVGGPRWISQWASLAASHIRTDPEGSGSEPVTYADDTSGHSERKRRTLPQLPSEDSVGPVAPEGSRSQFRHTVSSSEKQDLELQEKADQLNRTSKTGRKVLGTTLGSTDVDRSKASKQASTKTHEPGRKVVQQGAQPRLTGAGERKQDDGKRKKGVEDREKTGKPLLRQESFTVERPSTNVPLELIPCIDGPGTSTQPREMSVITEGIDAATMLKDSEAVASFLETTLSDLADPLSYSLEGSVSPESDIDTTSTVSQAGGEGGRKTAQKKRSSGGQGRDTNNKNTSSSEKKGKIQPSGSKAWTSLDLTDDDLSSSLPHDTASTTRPHGRGQNISSRAEPTGSKTRGAKTPAAPTPATSKPTTLPRPRPTRASLLRRARLGEASDTDHADADRMSVASEASTASSASRPSAGRRTLSRIEALAQPRRPRVCSPSARSDSEATSGRMRSFTPRPAPESGLRLGLRSTATSSSVVVPRARANSASNLPDKCAGATHVQSTPAASGRWRRVPIEYASTSEDEYGSNRHPSQNTLLRPLAPRVTQLGGSAPATPSPGGFSMLRHQSSREQDDYMRDWTAHSEEIARISQDLAKDLAMLAREIHDVAGEIDSVSPSSAPAASVDDRVFEDVLGSAPEISGRGVELRPRGIISSQDPRSIRRQTWSRDEGVLDSLLLASVSQLSSKIRQAVEKTGNKIRILFKDKDRKWEEIESKLQAENEVPLLKTSNQEISSILQNLKRVERHLLVIDVMVDPDGTLDALSSLGLTSPLLAENRISPGSQDPSVSQAGEGSAYSEVAERDLGLQERSKEQHTAKRN, encoded by the exons ATGAGTTTGACATCCTGGTTCTTAGTGAGTGGCGGGGGAACAAGGCACCGCCTTCCCCGGGAAATGATCTTCGTGGGACGGGATGACTGTGAGCTGATGCTACAG TCTCGCAGTGTAGACAAACAGCACGCCGTCATTAATTATGAAGTATCGACAGATGAACATAAAGTTAAAGACCTGGGCAGTCTGAACGGG ACATTTGTGAATGATGTTCGTATACTGGAACAGCAGTATATAACTTTGAAAATGGGTGACAAGCTGAGGTTTGGCTATGATA CCAACCTATTTACAGTGGTGCGTGGAGAGCTACATGTTCCAGAGGAGGCACTGAAG CACGAAAAGTTCACCAGTCAGCTTCAGCTGATGCAGAAGCTTGAGCATTCACGAGAAGCCACCAAGAGCCCGGAATTTAAAGGAGCAGAGGAAGGAAAAGAAACCAAACCTTCTGAACCACCCCTGAATGCAGAAGAGAAACTGCCAA CAGACATAGCCGTGCTCCAAAGAGGAACACCTTTGTATGGACAGCCATCTTGGTGGGGTGATGGTGATGCAGATGATGAGAACTCTGTAAAGCAGGGCACAAGGGTTCCTGACCAAAAACAAGCCAAGTGTGAAGCAG GCCGTAAGGACAATGCATCAAAGCAGCAGATGGTTCCGGGAAACCCACCTCAGATTTTGGGAACCCAAGAGCCAAGCTACTTTGAGATCCCCAGTAAGGAGACTCCACCAGTGGATTGTGGCACTGAAGAAAACCTACTTAGCAACACAGAGGCAACGGCATCAGCTTCCGCAATTCCACCATCAGAGGGCGGAGCACATGGACACGCCTCCTTCACTATCGAGTTTGACATGGGCACTTCAGGGAAAGGTAAAGACAAGGCTGCGAAGGGTTTCCTGGACAATCGACAGCTGCCGAAAAGAGGGGCTGGGGAGGAGCTGTGTGCCTTGCAGGCCGCCATGGTGGCAGCGGAGGTGAAGGTGGCCGACTGGCTGGCGCAGAACGAGCTGCCACTGGCCCGCTCCGAATCCGTAGCGGAGGATGACGGAGACAGCGCGAAAAGTGATGTGCCGGTTCAGCTGAAAAGCCTTAGAG GCAGTAAGCATGAAGATGGCACTCAGAGCGACTCAGAGAACGCTTTGGGAGAACAGTTCAGCAGCCGAAGGGCGTTCCTGCAGGAGAGGTACAGAGGAAGGCAGGGTGTGCCGTGGACAGAAGGGCTTTTCTGTAGGAGGGAAGATCTCTTCCAGCACAAACCATCATCTGAAACTAAAAATATGGCACCGGTAGGGGGTGAGGCTGGcataaaagcaaacagttcatcGCCGAAGAAAACCAAAATGGCCAGAGAGCAAAGCTCAGGGTCTCAGGAAACTTCTAACAGAGGACAGACAGATGACCAAAGCGACAGAGGGACCTACACCATTGAGCTTGAAAATGGCAATGCAGAAGAGGAAGAGGCCAGAAGAATGATTGATAAG GTGTTTGGGGTGGAGGATAATCAAGCCCTGACACAACTGCGTTTCCCAAAGCATCAGCGAGAAAGAGGCACCATCTGTCCAAGATCTGGAGCCATGGAAACAACACAAGCTGGTTATGGTGGTGCAGAG GTGTTACCAGATGACTTGGTTGTAGTTGGCGGCCCAAGGTGGATCTCACAGTGGGCTAGTCTAGCTGCAAGTCATATAAGGACAGATCCCGAAGGATCCGGGTCAGAACCTGTTACTTACGCAGATGACACATCAGGACACTCAGAACGTAAACGTAGGACCCTTCCACAGCTTCCTTCTGAAGACTCTGTGGGTCCAGTGGCACCTGAGGGCTCGAGGAGCCAATTCAGGCATACGGTCTCTTCATCTGAGAAACAGGACCTAGAACTTCAAGAGAAAGCAGACCAGCTTAATAGAACATCCAAAACTGGACGAAAAGTATTAGGAACGACTTTAGGTAGCACAGACGTCGATCGCTCTAAAGCGAGCAAGCAGGCTTCGACCAAAACTCATGAGCCAGGACGTAAAGTTGTTCAACAAGGAGCACAACCTAGACTGACTGGAGCTGGTGAGAGAAAACAAGATGATGGTAAACGAAAAAAAGGTGTGGAGGACAGGGAAAAGACAGGGAAACCGCTATTGAGACAGGAGAGCTTTACAGTCGAAAGGCCAAGCACTAATGTTCCTCTGGAGCTCATACCCTGCATTGATGGGCCTGGCACCTCAACGCAACCAAGAGAAATGAGTGTCATCACTGAGGGAATCGACGCTGCCACCATGCTGAAAGACTCGGAGGCCGTTGCCTCGTTTTTAGAAACCACTTTATCAGACCTTGCAGATCCACTCAGCTACTCCCTGGAAGGCTCCGTCTCACCTGAATCTGACATTGATACGACAAGCACTGTCAGCCAAGCTGGGGGAGAGGGAGGACGAAAGACAGCACAGAAGAAACGTTCATCTGGAGGTCAAGGCCGTGACACGAACAATAAGAACACCAGCTCATCTGAAAAGAAAGGCAAAATACAACCCTCCGGCTCCAAGGCTTGGACCTCTCTCGACCTCACAGATGATGACTTGAGCTCCTCTCTCCCGCATGACACAGCATCTACCACGCGACCTCACGGCCGTGGTCAAAACATCAGCTCTAGAGCAGAACCCACAGGCAGCAAAACTAGAGGAGCGAAGACACCAGCAGCTCCTACACCGGCAACCTCTAAACCAACCACCCTTCCCCGGCCCAGACCCACAAGGGCTTCCCTCCTTCGCCGTGCACGACTGGGCGAAGCTTCTGACACCGATCATGCCGATGCTGACCGTATGTCTGTGGCATCTGAGGCCTCTACGGCGAGTTCTGCATCGAGACCTTCAGCTGGCCGCAGGACGCTATCTCGGATTGAAGCGCTTGCGCAACCACGAAGGCCGAGAGTGTGTTCTCCTTCAGCTCGGAGTGATTCGGAGGCTACGTCAGGCAGGATGAGGAGCTTCACCCCACGTCCAGCTCCTGAGAGCGGACTGCGCCTGGGCCTCCGATCAACAGCAACCTCTTCTTCTGTGGTGGTCCCCAGAGCCAGGGCAAATAGTGCTTCCAATCTGCCTGATAAGTGTGCTGGTGCTACCCATGTTCAAAGTACACCAGCAG CGAGTGGAAGGTGGCGCCGTGTACCTATTGAGTATGCTTCTACCTCTGAAGATGAGTATGGCTCGAACCGTCACCCCAGTCAGAACACCCTACTACGTCCATTGGCTCCACGGGTGACTCAGCTTGGCGGTTCGGCCCCTGCAACACCGAGCCCGGGAGGTTTCTCTATGCTGCGACACCAGTCTAGCAGAGAACAGGATGATTACATGAGAGACTGGACCGCTCACAGCGAAGAGATCGCCAG AATCAGCCAAGACCTGGCAAAGGATCTGGCCATGTTGGCGCGCGAGATTCACGATGTTGCCGGTGAGATTGACTCCGTTAGTCCTTCCTCCGCTCCCGCAGCTTCA GTTGATGACCGTGTGTTCGAGGACGTCCTTGGAAGTGCTCCAGAAATCAGTGGCAGAGGTGTAGAATTAAGACCTCGTGGGATTATCAGCAGTCAGGATCCACGATCCATCCGCCGTCAAACCTGGAGCCGAGATGAG GGTGTGCTGGACAGTTTGTTGCTGGCATCGGTTTCCCAGCTCTCATCAAAAATCAGACAAGCTGTGGAAAAGACAGGCAACAAAATAag GATTTTATTCAAGGACAAAGACCGAAAGTGGGAAGAGATTGAGAGCAAACTGCAGGCAGAGAATGAGGTGCCTCTCCTCAAGACTTCCAACCAG GAGATCTCCTCCATACTTCAGAACCTGAAGAGAGTGGAGCGACACTTGCTAG TGATTGATGTTATGGTAGACCCCGATGGTACTTTGGATGCTCTGAGCAGTCTGGGTTTGACCAGCCCTCTGCTGGCTGAGAACAGAATTAGTCCTGGCTCACAGGATCCATCCGTCAGCCAGGCCGGGGAGGGATCTGCTTATTCAGAGGTCGCAGAACGAGATCTCGGCCTGCAGGAGAGGAGCAAAGAGCAGCACACTGCCAAGCGAAACTAA